One Microbacterium keratanolyticum DNA window includes the following coding sequences:
- a CDS encoding amino acid permease, producing the protein MSEVPTTTTTTTGLHAGLTRRQISMMGLGGAIGAGLFVGSGQAIGIAGPAVLVSYLVAGGIVVLVMAMLAEMVAANPSSGAFSSYAQKAMGRSAGSAVGWLYWLQLIVVIAAEATGAALITEEWVPMVPAWVWVLIFITVFTAVNLFGVRNYGRFEFWFAAIKVAAIIAFLVIGVCAILGLFPGVPATGISNLFDNGGFAPNGIDGIAAALLIVAFAFGGTEVVAIAAAESDDPARNIRRIVREVLVRIMIFYVGSIFVIVAVLPWNDEDVQEGPFSAVLATLGLPGVDLVMSLIVIIALLSAMNANIYGASRMAFSLGERRLAPQAITRTSVRGVPFVAVLSSVSFGFVAVALNWAFPDLVMPILLNIVGSTVLVIWAATAISQLILRRRADRAGTPMPMRMWGFPWLSWLCLVLLAGMFVLSFTNSVAGTQLLLTLGLTAVLLLIARLTRGTAR; encoded by the coding sequence ATGAGTGAGGTGCCGACGACCACGACAACGACGACGGGGTTGCACGCAGGACTCACACGCCGACAGATCTCGATGATGGGTCTCGGCGGAGCGATCGGCGCCGGGCTCTTCGTCGGATCCGGGCAGGCGATCGGCATCGCCGGCCCCGCCGTGCTCGTGTCGTACCTGGTCGCGGGCGGCATCGTCGTGCTCGTCATGGCGATGCTCGCCGAGATGGTGGCGGCGAATCCCAGCTCGGGCGCCTTCAGCTCGTACGCGCAGAAAGCGATGGGGCGCAGCGCCGGCAGCGCGGTCGGCTGGCTCTACTGGCTGCAGCTCATCGTGGTGATCGCCGCCGAGGCGACCGGGGCCGCGCTCATCACCGAGGAATGGGTGCCGATGGTACCCGCGTGGGTATGGGTGCTGATCTTCATCACGGTGTTCACGGCGGTCAACCTCTTCGGCGTGCGCAACTACGGCCGCTTCGAGTTCTGGTTCGCGGCGATCAAGGTCGCCGCGATCATCGCGTTCCTCGTGATCGGGGTGTGCGCGATTCTCGGGCTGTTCCCCGGAGTGCCCGCCACGGGCATCAGCAACCTCTTCGACAACGGCGGCTTCGCCCCGAACGGCATCGACGGCATTGCCGCAGCCCTCCTGATCGTCGCCTTCGCGTTCGGCGGCACCGAGGTCGTCGCGATCGCGGCCGCGGAATCCGACGACCCCGCCCGCAACATCCGCCGCATCGTGCGCGAAGTGCTCGTGCGCATCATGATCTTCTACGTCGGTTCGATCTTCGTGATCGTGGCGGTGCTGCCATGGAACGACGAAGACGTGCAGGAGGGGCCGTTCTCGGCCGTGCTCGCGACGCTCGGCCTGCCGGGAGTCGACCTGGTGATGTCGCTCATCGTGATCATCGCGCTGCTCTCGGCCATGAACGCCAACATCTACGGGGCCTCGCGCATGGCCTTCTCGCTCGGCGAGCGTCGGCTCGCGCCGCAGGCCATCACCCGCACGAGCGTCAGAGGTGTGCCCTTCGTCGCGGTGCTCTCCTCGGTGTCGTTCGGCTTCGTCGCGGTCGCACTCAATTGGGCATTCCCTGACCTCGTGATGCCGATCCTGCTGAACATCGTCGGGTCGACCGTGCTGGTGATCTGGGCGGCGACGGCGATCTCGCAGCTGATCCTGCGCCGTCGCGCCGACCGCGCCGGAACGCCGATGCCGATGCGCATGTGGGGATTCCCGTGGCTGTCGTGGCTGTGCCTCGTGCTCCTCGCGGGGATGTTCGTTCTCTCGTTCACCAACAGTGTCGCGGGCACGCAGCTGCTGCTCACCCTCGGCCTCACCGCCGTGCTGCTGCTGATTGCGCGCCTCACCCGGGGCACGGCTCGCTGA
- a CDS encoding heparan-alpha-glucosaminide N-acetyltransferase domain-containing protein, with protein MTTLSPAPSPASLTLAQRPAHWWRTFGRPPRLMGLDVARGLAILGMVGAHIGGVGDLVIFDASTWAGIVHGRPSILFAVLAGVSIALMTGRTQPPSVDALPRIRLQLVGRGAVIFLIGLFLELLHSPVAVILTLYGLLYVVAIPFLRWRIRSLLLLAGALALIGPALLAGLHALMLVPTGPGLGLTLYGMYPLTVWATLMFAGLALGRMPLGRARVQVGCLVSGALLAIAGGVLGAWGHAAAAEIGWMTEPSGITTTWEDYGERLASLDPWSMVIGAITAGAPHSAGTAEIIGSGGFAILVIGACLLISGPLRWVLLPLAALGSMPLTAYTAHVISIVVVGSPGGFPVDPAFWGATTVALLVGATAWSMFVGRGPLERLTGAAAQAMAGRSH; from the coding sequence GTGACGACCCTCAGCCCCGCGCCCAGCCCGGCATCTCTCACCCTCGCGCAGCGCCCGGCGCACTGGTGGCGCACATTCGGGCGACCCCCGCGGCTCATGGGTCTTGATGTGGCGCGTGGCCTCGCGATCCTCGGGATGGTGGGCGCGCACATCGGTGGCGTCGGCGACCTGGTGATCTTCGACGCGAGCACCTGGGCGGGGATCGTGCACGGGCGCCCTTCGATCCTCTTCGCCGTGCTGGCGGGCGTGTCCATCGCGCTGATGACCGGTCGCACGCAGCCGCCGTCCGTCGACGCGCTGCCGCGCATTCGCCTGCAGCTCGTCGGTCGCGGCGCGGTGATCTTTCTGATCGGACTGTTCCTGGAGCTTCTGCACTCACCGGTCGCGGTCATCCTCACCCTTTACGGTCTGCTCTACGTCGTGGCGATCCCTTTTCTGCGCTGGCGCATCCGAAGTCTGCTTCTTTTGGCGGGCGCGCTCGCACTCATCGGACCCGCCCTGCTGGCGGGTCTGCACGCGCTCATGCTCGTGCCGACGGGCCCCGGGCTCGGTCTCACCCTCTACGGGATGTACCCGCTGACCGTCTGGGCGACGCTGATGTTCGCAGGGCTCGCCCTGGGGCGGATGCCGCTGGGACGCGCGCGCGTCCAGGTCGGATGTCTGGTCTCGGGGGCACTGCTCGCGATTGCCGGCGGCGTGCTCGGCGCGTGGGGGCACGCGGCGGCCGCGGAGATCGGCTGGATGACGGAGCCCTCCGGCATCACGACGACCTGGGAGGACTACGGAGAGCGCCTCGCGTCGCTGGATCCGTGGTCGATGGTGATCGGTGCGATCACAGCGGGTGCTCCGCACTCGGCGGGTACCGCAGAGATCATCGGCTCCGGGGGATTCGCGATTCTTGTCATCGGAGCCTGCCTTCTGATCAGCGGACCACTGCGGTGGGTCCTGCTCCCACTCGCCGCGCTCGGGTCGATGCCGCTGACGGCCTACACCGCGCACGTCATCTCGATCGTGGTGGTCGGCAGCCCCGGCGGGTTCCCCGTCGATCCGGCGTTCTGGGGAGCGACGACGGTGGCTCTGCTGGTCGGGGCGACGGCATGGTCGATGTTCGTCGGACGAGGTCCTCTCGAGCGTCTCACCGGGGCAGCGGCTCAGGCCATGGCAGGACGAAGCCATTGA
- a CDS encoding thioredoxin domain-containing protein — protein MTNRLADTLSPYLRAHADNPVDWYPWGEEAFAEAQRRDVPLLISIGYSTCHWCHVMARESFADPVTAAAINAGFVAVKVDREEHPDVDSAFMAAASAFTQNLGWPLTVFATPAGRAFYAGTYWPPVARASLPAFRDVLAAVREAWTVRRAAAEESADAVADVLRSAAASAPSDLPTAAQLADAARTIAAREDSTFGGFGGAPKFPVATTLRFLQAPLVRREAPDAAASAARALAAMASSELRDEIDGGFFRYATQRDWSVPHYERMLIDNAQLLDVARDERDTPTARGIASFLLAVLPRAGGGFGAAQDSESWIDGERSEGGYYARGAAARALLDAPAVDGKVITGWNGLAIAALARAGAALSEPGWIAAAATAAQAVLRDNTVSGVLVRASLDGHAGDAPATPADHGQFAEALFELAVATGDAQWAVTARTLLDEALARAAVGAEEMSLVVDPVLQSQGIVASPDVSDGDLPSGLSSLASAALAAWRLGAGERYRDASAHLVRQHADAAQKQPFAHGALLRIAAALVDPPRQIVVVTDHPNAPLAQAARDADADILTIVSPAQARAFADAGFELFDGKDARTGLAYDCRAFVCRLPVGDPAQLHPSREGRST, from the coding sequence ATGACGAACCGGCTCGCTGACACGCTCAGCCCCTACCTGCGCGCGCATGCCGACAACCCCGTCGACTGGTACCCGTGGGGTGAGGAGGCGTTCGCCGAGGCGCAGCGCCGCGACGTGCCGCTGCTCATCTCGATCGGCTATTCGACGTGCCACTGGTGTCATGTGATGGCGCGTGAGTCCTTCGCCGATCCCGTGACGGCAGCGGCCATCAACGCGGGCTTCGTCGCGGTGAAGGTCGATCGCGAGGAGCATCCGGATGTCGACAGTGCCTTCATGGCAGCCGCATCCGCTTTCACACAGAATCTCGGCTGGCCGCTGACGGTCTTCGCGACACCCGCAGGACGCGCGTTTTACGCCGGCACCTACTGGCCGCCGGTTGCGCGGGCATCCCTTCCCGCGTTTCGTGACGTGCTTGCGGCGGTGCGCGAGGCGTGGACGGTACGACGCGCGGCGGCGGAGGAGTCCGCGGACGCCGTCGCTGACGTCTTGCGGTCCGCTGCCGCATCCGCCCCCAGCGACCTGCCGACGGCTGCGCAGCTTGCCGATGCGGCACGGACGATCGCCGCACGCGAGGACTCCACGTTCGGCGGGTTCGGCGGCGCGCCGAAGTTCCCCGTCGCGACGACCCTGCGCTTCCTGCAGGCACCGTTGGTCCGTCGGGAGGCCCCGGATGCAGCCGCGAGCGCCGCGCGTGCGCTCGCCGCGATGGCCTCGTCCGAGCTGCGTGATGAGATCGACGGCGGCTTCTTCCGGTACGCGACGCAGCGCGATTGGAGCGTTCCCCACTACGAGCGGATGCTGATCGACAACGCGCAGCTGCTCGATGTCGCCCGTGATGAGCGGGATACACCCACCGCGCGGGGCATCGCCTCGTTCCTGCTGGCCGTGCTGCCGCGCGCAGGAGGGGGCTTCGGCGCCGCGCAGGATTCGGAGTCGTGGATCGACGGGGAGCGCAGCGAAGGCGGCTACTACGCCCGCGGAGCCGCCGCGCGGGCGCTGCTCGATGCGCCCGCGGTCGACGGCAAGGTCATCACCGGCTGGAACGGCCTGGCGATCGCCGCGCTCGCGCGCGCGGGTGCAGCCCTCTCCGAGCCCGGATGGATTGCGGCCGCCGCCACCGCGGCCCAGGCGGTGCTGCGCGACAACACCGTCTCCGGCGTGCTCGTGCGGGCCTCTCTCGACGGCCATGCTGGCGACGCCCCTGCCACGCCCGCCGATCACGGCCAGTTCGCTGAGGCGCTCTTCGAACTGGCCGTCGCCACCGGAGACGCGCAGTGGGCGGTGACGGCGCGCACGCTCTTGGATGAGGCGCTCGCGCGCGCCGCTGTCGGTGCCGAGGAGATGTCGCTCGTCGTCGACCCCGTGCTGCAATCCCAGGGGATCGTCGCCTCGCCCGACGTCAGCGACGGCGACCTGCCCTCAGGGTTGTCCTCGCTCGCCTCCGCGGCGCTGGCCGCCTGGCGGTTGGGGGCGGGGGAGCGCTACCGCGACGCATCCGCCCACCTCGTCCGGCAGCACGCGGATGCTGCGCAGAAGCAGCCCTTCGCGCACGGCGCACTTCTGCGGATCGCGGCGGCGCTCGTCGATCCGCCGCGGCAGATCGTCGTGGTGACGGACCACCCGAATGCGCCGCTCGCGCAGGCCGCACGCGACGCCGATGCGGACATCTTGACGATCGTCTCTCCTGCGCAGGCGCGTGCCTTCGCGGATGCCGGATTCGAGCTCTTCGACGGCAAGGACGCTCGCACCGGCCTCGCGTACGACTGCCGCGCGTTCGTCTGCCGGCTGCCCGTCGGTGACCCTGCACAGCTGCACCCATCACGGGAGGGACGCAGCACATGA
- a CDS encoding aldo/keto reductase: MTIPTVELNDGHLIPQLGYGVFKVPAADAERAVSDALEVGYRHIDTAAIYGNEEGVGAAIAKSGIARDELFITTKLWNDRHDGDDPHAAIAESLEKLGLEQVDLYLVHWPTPANDNYLNAWQKLIEIRDAGQARSIGVSNFLVPHLERIIIETGVTPAVNQIELHPAYAQHETVEYATSRGIRIESWGPLGQGKYDLFSVPAVAEAAEATGKTPAQVVLRWHLQKGFIVFPKSVRIERLRENLDVFDFTLSDAQMAAIDEIDPGDGSGRVGTHPNDLN; the protein is encoded by the coding sequence ATGACGATTCCTACGGTTGAACTCAATGACGGTCACCTCATCCCGCAGCTGGGCTACGGAGTCTTCAAGGTTCCGGCCGCCGACGCCGAGCGCGCGGTGAGCGACGCGCTGGAGGTGGGCTACCGTCACATCGACACGGCGGCGATCTACGGCAACGAAGAGGGCGTCGGTGCGGCCATCGCGAAGAGCGGCATCGCGCGCGACGAGCTGTTCATCACGACGAAGCTGTGGAACGACCGTCACGACGGCGACGACCCGCATGCGGCGATCGCAGAGAGCCTCGAGAAGCTGGGCCTCGAGCAGGTCGACCTCTACCTCGTGCACTGGCCGACGCCCGCCAACGACAACTACCTCAACGCCTGGCAGAAGCTCATCGAGATCCGCGACGCTGGCCAGGCCCGCAGTATCGGCGTCTCGAACTTCCTCGTGCCGCACCTGGAGCGCATCATCATCGAGACCGGCGTGACGCCGGCAGTCAACCAGATCGAGCTGCACCCGGCATACGCGCAGCACGAGACGGTCGAGTATGCGACCTCGCGGGGCATCCGCATCGAGTCCTGGGGGCCGCTCGGCCAGGGCAAGTACGACCTGTTCTCCGTCCCCGCCGTTGCCGAGGCGGCGGAGGCCACGGGCAAGACGCCCGCGCAGGTCGTCCTGCGCTGGCACCTGCAAAAGGGCTTCATCGTCTTCCCGAAGTCGGTGCGCATCGAGCGTCTGCGCGAGAACCTCGACGTCTTCGACTTCACTCTCAGCGATGCGCAGATGGCGGCGATCGATGAGATCGACCCGGGTGACGGCTCGGGTCGTGTCGGCACGCACCCGAACGATCTGAACTAG